A window of Asterias amurensis chromosome 10, ASM3211899v1 genomic DNA:
TTGGgtttacagaaccagtgatttcattggatacagtTATTTATTAtactttccatatctgtgttttggtTGGTTGGAGGTGATGTGTGGATGCAGCTGacaaacgtcacctcggaccaatcagcACACAGATGGAAAGGTTACCTTTGCTTGTCTGCATGCAACTTCCACGTGTATGATGTACAGGTTGACTCTTTCAAACCATTTCGAAATTTTTTCTAagtttactttaaaaatgtattccATGCTAATCTCTTGAATTAAACGGGAATAATAACGGCCTTATTTGCTGTCTTACATCGGTTTTAAATGTCATGTCTTTATTATCGTCCATAGGCTGGGGAACCGGACTAATAgattttgctgttttgtttacaattcaCTTTCGTATCACTTGTGTATGTACTATCCATTTGGTATATAACATCATACAATTCATTTTGAATCACTATGATATCTGCAAAAGTGATTAAACTTTTTTGTATGATTCGAAATCTTTCAACATTCTTTGATGAAGAAAAAGAACCTCAAATTGAATATTAACTCACCTAATTTTGTTAGATAAATAACCTCATTTTTCTTCTTCGATTAAACAGAGACAATGAAGGGCTACACACTAATAGCGTTGATTGTTGTGTTCAGCTGTGTGTCAGCATACCAAGATGGTAAATACAATACATCATTCTCAGATGAgtgtcattgtgttttgtttatgattTGAAATAATGATTTCATGTCACATTTACCAACACGTAAAAGCTCACATTGAGAGGAACGTTCCATCTTTCATTAAATCACGGTATTATTCTCTCCATGAATCGCATGAATTAGAACAACTTGATACATTGTTTGATATCAAATCCAAATTGATATTCTGTCATTAAGAttgctgcagccgatttcaagaaacgctagaattaatcctatctcgagttaggaagaggaAGGAAGGAGTGGTGTACTACAAAACATGTTAATTGATGTCGCTACCTACAAACTGAGAACAACTAGACTAGACGGTGTTTATTACAATCAAATCGTTGAATTAATTGATTTCAACAGAAGACGTGGATGGGTGTGCCTTTAACACTAACGACTTTTGAAACTCCATTAAATACGAGTTTCTTTTGAAAAGGGTATGCCTGTTTTGGTGTTGCTTTTTGAAAAGAAACGCATTCAAAGCTGTGCAGTGATTAACACCATGTCACATTTCCTTTTAAGGGCaaagaaaaaatcaaatttaacacCAGAGTGTTTCACATTTCCTTTTAAGGGCATagcaaaaaatcaaatttaacacCAGAGTGTTTCACATTTCCTTTTAAGAGCATagcaaaaaatcaaatttaacacCAGAGTGTTTCACATTTCCTTTTAAGGGCATagcaaaaaatcaaatttaacacCAGAGTGTTTCGCAGTGCAAGGATAAGGAAACTGTCATCTCGAGGTTGTACCTCAAACTTACCATTGCACTGTGGCACCAAAAACTGTATTGACAAAAGGAACTTGCGAAGTGGGTATTGAGAAACTCTACAAGACTTTGGGTCAGATTTAACCCAGACCCCCAGAACAGAGAGGGCATGACCAGTGTGACACAAAAGGTGTCACAATAATCTTGGATTAGTAACTAAAAATCGGAACTAAAGGTTCATTTTGTGAAAACCAGTGTCCGGATCAGCTTGACCCAGATGAGTTGGGACCCGTGACCCGGTTCAGTATTCAGTTCTCACATTTGCTTTCTTTTGACAACATTAAATCAAGACAAACAACAGTTTTCACAATCTATTTCTCATATATCGGTCATTCTCCCCGAGTTTTTAGAATATTTTTGCccccaataaaaacaaaatcaataaattaatgaataaattaacaaataaaattaaaggTCGTGCATCTGTCGGAGTGTAAGCGCATCTGATTCCTTCGATAAGCTGCAGCAAATTTCCTGAACCAATATTTTGGAAAACTGGAAAACCTTCGAAAAGCTGCGCCAAtattttgaagagaaaaaacgtGAAAACCTACagaaaatgtttgtttcttttcgTTTGCATTGTCAGATGAGGTCGCCCTTTTGGAGCGCCTTCTGGACTTgaagaggtctcaaaatcgtgaGTTTTACTTCTTGTACATTACGTTCTTTTTAATCAATAGTGGCAAGAATAGTGGGAAGAAACGTGTTCAACTGATGATATTGTTAAAACTGTCAATCTGTGTGGACACAGCTACTATTGATCAAAactataaaaagaaaatatatacaattttgtttaccaaCTTTAACTACGAAACTGGAGGTACATAGGAAACGTTTATTAATAAAAACCCAATACACATTCGCTATTCCCATTGGTGGATGGCGCGTCACATGGGGATGTTTAATTAATAAAGACCAGCTGgggctgtttataaccggttatTACTACGCGAACAAAACTGTGTTATTCTGACTCAGATtcggggtcaaagtgacccagaagtagttaaaggatttgggtacttttttaaaatgtccatagatttacattaaactgacagggtttgaagataatgatagtggaaagctctccttcaaatcttacttactgaggtgctgtagtttttgagaaatgagtaaaacaatatcatgaaaatacgtttgtaaatgcttaaaataattttggtctcatgagacgaaaattattttcatgacattgttttactcatttccaaaaaactacaacacatcagcacgtaatattttcagggaagctttgtactatcattatcttcatactgtgtaagtttagtgtcaatctgtggacattgtgttttttgtcctataaaaagtacatacaccctttaaggcACACGGTACCCATGCAGAATACGGGACAATTCtcgatttattttttattttttattttatttttttattttatttttttattttattttatttatttatttatttttttttttttttttggggggggggattttagAGTATGTGGTTTTTGCATTAAAGAATAACGAATTCAACCACTATCAAACCAACATCTGTTCTGGATTtatcttttgttgtttttagttCATTTTGAGGAGGCCCTGGAAGAAAGAAAACTTGAAGAAAAGAGTAAGTTTGTACCttttttcattctttattttcttttacaGTCCAATTATTTCATCGATACACTTCGATAATTTCTGTCACAtggtacaaaaacaaattgtgatttaATTAAATTAGTTAAAGTTTTctccagagtaaaacattggttgAGACGTAATGTTTGATTACTAAAACGATGCAACGAATTAGTTTCTAGGTGAGTAGACTTGACTGCAATCGTTTTGTACCCAGGCCACTTTAGTACGATAAAGCACTTCATGATGAATGTGTTGATTTAGTTTGCATTTTACAATTCATCATCTCAGGTCACTAATAATTACTTCTGCATTGATCTTTTCTACCTTCAGATGAACCGACACTTCGGGAGCTTCTCCGTAATGTTGAGAGTCTGTTGAATAAACGCAGTGAGTATTCTAAAGAAACCAATGTAACTCAACatgaaacaaagacaacaatCCTATAGCATTCACACTAATGCATCATTGAACTAGCTCACTTGCTTGTTTTCGTCTAAAACTCTTAGTGGATTTAAGAAAAGATCAAATCATAATTATTAAACTGCAACATTTACTTATTTTACAAACTAAGGTTATGTctttcctaaaaaaaaattacatgccACCAAAAACTCTGTTTTGAAAGTGAAATTTGTGTTAACAAAATGATGGCTGTTTAGTAAACTTTTTGTTGTGACGTAATGCAACCGGGTCATGAccgggcctaatttcatggctctgcttaccgtaagcacagaatcggcgcttacggaagcagggagttctgtgcttacggcaagcgtatttcacgggttagtggcgaattttggcttttgcgcgtgcgtacttcacattactaggtattctacgcttacaaggcgcttgcacgtaagcggggaatcgttttcgtaagcgcagacttcggtggtaagcagaggcatgaaattgggcccgagtCAGACCCGCAAAACTGAAATGTATTCAACTAGAGTCTTTCGAACGCTAGTTGGCAGCagataccagggcccaatttcatagcgctgcctaacggtaagcaaatttgcgtgcttactgtagcagaaaaaatttgcttaagccttagcgtatttcacaggttagcagaaaaattgggcggccatatttcgtgtttaccgtggatttgcattgtgacgtcatttattttcgtgcggtaagcaccggaaggtcaGCATGCCTGTTCGTGTGCCTacgtttagcagctctatgaaataaaagtcgcacagtaagcaaaacatcggccgctaagcagcgctatagctgctaagcacaaaaaatttgcttagcatttcgcctcgggaaaatagaacgctacggggatcaccgagggagtcatagtttttaaccattgcacgagtaaaagcagtcaatatttgttttataacaccccaaacatttctaaatactgtactgttattattaagttacagacctgaatgctacaatccacggacgacgcgaatacagattgcatacacttttacttactgtgttgcatgtagtgtcgtgcaattcgaagtggttacagactattaatttataatcctcGTACATGCacaggacgtctgggtactgcacgccatgtgctagtctgtcggactagcgcatggcaaaccggcgctctatcacacggccgtcgtctggcaaaactaagacatgtcatgtgacgcgctcttaaccaatgagcaggcagaatacttgcaaggggtgttataaaggtttttatcaccactccattctgcgaatctgattggagaattagcacgtacttgaagataaatatttttattagaCCTAGTTGTTCTGTACATTTTTGCAATagggaaataaatgttttgtattcaTGGGTGCATTCTGTCTTCAATGATATTGGTATAATTGGCAGCCAGGATGTACTTACTTGCTTGGACCAAATTTCTGTACCGATCCTTACACTGAGCTGCTGTTTTGTTGTTCCCTCCAGCAACACTACatacaaacattaaacaaatatttgaatgttTATTTGATTCAACAGTTAAGTGACAGCACATTAGCTATTTCTTGTGTTTGTCAAATATTCATAATGGTTGTACAGTGATTCACCGTATGTTGCAGTGAAGTTGTAGTGAAATCACAGTTATCGTTAATACCACTTTCAGGTTTCCTTATGTACGTGTGAAAATAGTTAACATGCAAGAACTGAGTAAAGAATTTTGCAGAAATAGTTATGCCTGATAATGTCTAGGCAGGCTTCAGCATGTTCGGCTTGAAATATCAGACAACAGAAGCTTTTGGCTCTCTGGAACTAAACTAAACGTTACTCACTTACTGTACTGTACTTGGCACAACAGCTGTAACCATAGAGTAGAAACAGCTACAAGGGTAccggattttttgttttgtaaagttaGACAAATACCGAATTAGGCCTACTGTACTGTACTGTAGTtcaaaagataaacaaattgtaGGCACGGCACAAAACCTGAACGCAGTGCTAGGTGCCACTGCCATGACTGCTAGTGCTACGGTGCTGAAGCCAAACaagttttgttactttttgcagATGTGAAAAAAGTTAAtaatattaaagggacacaccggctcaccgtttacgcaatttaggggtttagaatcataaataatgtttttatagatggttgctgtaaaaaaaaaatcatcaaaatgtcacgtatttagcgaaaaatgattttaaaaaaccaaagcggccatataacgcttccgttacacggactctttggatgtgaatcttacgttagatttttcaccattatttacattttgtagcgataatttgaatacatgatctttttcgtcaattattcgtaaataattttgtaaacaaaagatttaaattttgttaagtaagttactttagacggctgaaagtaaaactagcccggaaggtcacgtgattgtttgtaccactttttggttagaacaatcacgcgacctgcgtttttatcttaaaatgctcaaaaaacggctaaatttgatgattttttttaaggactgttcttcttcattcctggaagaccgttgaagtcatatcttagtctattttgtagcccaaaattcggccggtgtgtccctttaataaaaCAAGTGAAGTAGGACTACGTTTATAACAttcactagcgggatgccgcgcttcgcgcggcaccccgctagatgatgaaaatcctttacacaaatatttcgaaatgtaatgtgggtcagagggtgttatacgcctctctcaatatttatgcatggcgtcataattctaacccaaaatgaagctatttcgcacgtccgccactacttgcagtggctgcgcccacctcgttttgggttggACGACGaccttatgcatacttctagaaactataaggctcccccgtgagccttataggggtctaatattttgggcctccttaacgctacgCGTTTTTCatatcagcgttgataggtgaaactgaccaataGCCAGCagtaactaaagtttcttttgtactacactaccaaaactttcccccaaaaataatatacattcataatgcttgcatttcctttttaaaaaacatcatcaaaaaatgacattttcacgtcccacgatacatagcgttgctacagcactataagtaaagcgagttttcggaacatgctgtgtgccacaaatctaatttatctactgttttgggtttttttcgggggggcggtaagagcgtaggcctctttttagtttattcttatctgaattggtcttgtaaactttctggtcaataggctgcactatacgggagcactaaacgtgaacgtcaaaaaagtgttttgtttattgtcacttgggcttattgcatctcgcgaaattttaacgacaaacgacacaatttctgaccgcgttcatgttcacgctgctctagaaacaaacctccatacatcccatatctctcctggaaccctatatcgtacaaactaaataaaaacgataaattcaTCCTCattccttaattttctctaacttatttcactttcagaaagcatgtaaagttatttttagggtttgttacgtccagtttgggtcaatagacaaactcctaaaaatgtaccccattcagccgcatgaggtctcttttgttaatattatctccagtaaccaacccgacggccgattgctaaattaggctacaaaatggatttggcaaaatgtacattctgagacctgaccgacacactgctctaaccaattttgtgaatggacttgttcaaaaggaaacttaatgtcgttttgcttaacaactttgaccaataATGCAACGTTCTTTTTAACAGCTCCAAcacagcctttgacgtacgtgtataagtttcacaaacttccgtgatggggtaaactTTGAAACTCcaacactatacctccatgaacagaccgtattctaaaacggtattcatgtactcatttgagtttactggcaaaagatagtgtccatcgtttaaaaacagcaagatacgttttgcatcaatagtgcaatttctgtatggagatttattgtaagtccgaggtcgccacccactttcaacctgaattggtcccacggcgacctccttcaccaagcaacaggtggcctgtctcaaaaccagacaacgcaccactcacaatacactgaccagaatgtaaggaaCGGTTAGGCTCTCTGTGTAAGGCCCCCacccaaccccaaaatgttattaattgtaaagttcccttagacaccttccaacctatagccggccctacccattGTTTCCAAtttataaagcttccgtttgatcccatccttgtccatcacgataattctcatgccgtt
This region includes:
- the LOC139943220 gene encoding uncharacterized protein; amino-acid sequence: MKGYTLIALIVVFSCVSAYQDDEVALLERLLDLKRSQNLHFEEALEERKLEEKNEPTLRELLRNVESLLNKRTHTQEEAFAEQRRGCGSCRSYYEYCDGGRCVPYDVDY